Within Catenulispora sp. GP43, the genomic segment CTGCAGCGGCAGCTCGCTGGCCAGGTCGACGACGAAGTTCCCGCTGCCGCGCTCCACCGCCTCGGCGACGATCCGCCGGGTGCGGTCCTTGAGCACCGACTCCAGCGCGTTGATCGAGCGCGGGGTGAAGCCGCGCTGGACGATGTTGCGCATCTTGGTGTGGTCCGGGGCGTCGGCGTTCAGCATGATGACCTTCTGCATGTCGAGGTCTTCGCGCGTCACGCGGGGGCCGAAGCGCACCAGGGCGGTGTTCGGCGAGGAGGCGAACAGCTCCGGGTGCGTGGAGACGTACTTGACGTCGGCGTGCCGCGAGGCCACCCAGTACCCGTCGTCACCGAACGGCTGCTGGGAGTCCGGGGTGGCGCACCACCACAGGCGCGCGGACCGCCGGAGCTCGGCGAACTCCTCGAACGGCATCCGCTCCTCGTACAGGTCCGGATCGGTGAAGTCCCGGTCGACCGGGATCTCGGGCTTGGTCGTGACGGACATGCGGGCGCCTCCCAGCCACGGGGTCTATCTGACGGTGCCTGATTCTGACGGGTTGTCAGCTACCGGTCGAAGGGCACGGTAATAACGTGTTCTATTTTTCGCAATAGCCATCCGACCTGCGCCCGTTACCTTGTCGCGACCTGGGCGGGCGCGGCGTATTTAAGCCAACGAATCTGTTGGCAAATCCCTCACATGGGCCGATGCTACCCATTCGGCGTCCGGGCCTTGAGGGGTTGGTCACACTCGGCTTGCGAGTCCGTTTTGTCCACTTGATGATCGTTAGCATGACCGCTGGCATCGAAGCCTGTCCGCATGTCAAGACCCATGCGCGCGGTAACGGTAGCCGTCTCGTCAGCTACTTCACCTGAGAGGCTGGGCATGGCAAGCGGAGCTCAGGGCGCCAAGGGCACCCTCTACCGCGGCCGGGAAGGCATGTGGAGCTGGGTCGCGCAACGCGTCACCGGCGTCCTCGTGTTCTTCTTCCTGTTCGCACACGTGCTCGACACGGCCCTGGTCCGCGTCAGTCCGCACACGTACAACCAGGTCATCGGCACGTACAAGAACCCCGTGGTGAACCTCCTCGAGGTGGGCCTGGTCGGCGCCGTCATGTTCCACGCCTTCAACGGCCTGCGGATCATCGCGATCGACTTCTGGAGCAAGGGGCCGAAGTACCAGCGCCAGCTCCTGTGGTTCGTCGTCGGTCTGTGGGCGGTGCTGATGCTCGGCTTCCTGGAGCCGATGATGCAGCACACCTTCCACGAGTGGTTCGGGTGGTAAGCCGATCATGAGTACTCACGTCTCCCTCGAACCGCCGCGCACCGGGAACCCCGGCCGCTCGCAGCGCATGCGGACCCGCAAGGGCCCGGGCAAGGTCACCCGCGGCAACTTCGAGCTCTACTCCTGGCTGTTCATGCGGGCCTCCGGGGTCCTGCTGGTCTTCCTGGTCCTGGGCC encodes:
- the sdhC gene encoding succinate dehydrogenase, cytochrome b556 subunit — protein: MASGAQGAKGTLYRGREGMWSWVAQRVTGVLVFFFLFAHVLDTALVRVSPHTYNQVIGTYKNPVVNLLEVGLVGAVMFHAFNGLRIIAIDFWSKGPKYQRQLLWFVVGLWAVLMLGFLEPMMQHTFHEWFGW